The proteins below are encoded in one region of Sminthopsis crassicaudata isolate SCR6 chromosome 1, ASM4859323v1, whole genome shotgun sequence:
- the GNL3 gene encoding guanine nucleotide-binding protein-like 3 isoform X1, whose amino-acid sequence MKRPKLKKASKRMTCHKRFKIQKKVREHYRKVRKEAKKRGRKKLKKDPGVPNSAPFKEALLREAEQRKQQLEELKQKQKLNKHKEQEQKQNHDEDIVSSKTEPPKKEFVGRKAKLSCRTVKQGSKKSFCRELQKVIEASDVLLEVLDARDPLGCRCPQVEQVITQTGGNKKLLLVLNKTDLVPKENLAKWVDYLKKELPTIVFRASTFGKEKIRLPGKKKLDLSRHGICLGGKSLLTILNDFCQTQNKAIRVGVIGFPNVGKSSVINSLKEAYVCHTGPAMGLTKYMQIVHIDKNITMLDSPSIIASPSNSAVALALRSPTNIEEKELLDSVTTIVEHCNKQQLMLRYNIPNYRDSQEFLILLAQKRGMVRKGGLPKVEEAAKLFWSHWTGPKMSYYCQAPTSLTLSTHLTECVIETMQQGFNLEELEKNNMGTIKAIRCPRLSSSILFQYSGLTNGITEESDVPEELPRQEENEEDFLYEEDDDDDDDDDEEEEEEDEDEENDEIRLETKRLKLEEVPLEEELHSGKNLSAREEKSLRVDKIIEEEDDTYNFNTDFV is encoded by the exons ATGAAGCGGCCTA AATTAAAAAAAGCAAGTAAGCGCATGACATGTCATAAGCGGTTTAAAATCCAGAAAAAG GTGCGGGAGCATTACCGAAAAGTGAGGAAGGAGGCCAAGAAACGTGGTcgaaaaaagctaaagaaagatCCTGGTGTGCCAAATAGTGCACCCTTCAAAGAGGCACTTCTCCGGGAAGCTGAACAAAGAAAACAGCAG CTTGAAGAACTAAAGCAGAAGCAGAAACTTAACAAACATAAGGAACAAGAACAGAAGCAGAACCATGATGAAGATATTGTTTCATCAAAGACAGAACCACCCAAAAAG GAATTTGTGGGAAGAAAGGCAAAGCTATCATGTAGGACAGTCAAGCAAGgttcaaaaaaatcattttgtagagAACTTCAAAAG GTGATTGAGGCCTCAGATGTTTTGCTGGAAGTTTTGGATGCCAGAGATCCTTTAGGATGTAGATGTCCTCAGGTGGAACAAGTTATTACACAGACTGgaggaaacaaaaaattattaCTTGTCTTGAATAAAACAG ATTTAGTACCAAAAGAAAATTTGGCAAAATGGGTAGATTACTTGAAGAAAGAACTCCCAACTATTGTTTTTAGAGCCTCAACGTTTGGAAAGGAGAAGATAAGGCTG CCAGGGAAGAAGAAACTGGACCTCAGCAGGCATGGCATATGCTTGGGTGGAAAGAGCCTTTTGACAATCCTCAATGACTTTTGCCAGACACAAAACAAAGCCATTCGAGTTGGTGTGATTG GTTTCCCAAATGTGGGCAAAAGCAgtgtaattaatagtttaaaagaAGCATATGTGTGTCATACTGGACCAGCCATGGGTCTCACAAA atACATGCAAATTGTCCACATTGACAAGAATATCACGATGTTAGATAGTCCGAGCATTATTGCATCTCCTTCTAACTCTGCAGTTGCTCTTGCTTTGAGAAGTCCcacaaatattgaagaaaaagaacTGTTAGATTCAGTAACTACAATTGTGGAACACTGCAATAAACAGCAG CTAATGTTACGATACAACATCCCAAACTATCGAGATTCCCAAGAATTCTTGATTCTGCTTGCACAGAAGAGAGGGATGGTGCGGAAAGGCGGCCTCCCCAAAGTGGAGGAAGCTGCTAAATTGTTCTGGTCTCACTGGACAGG tCCCAAAATGAGTTATTATTGTCAAGCTCCTACATCATTGACTCTCTCTACGCATCTTACTGAATGTGTTATAGAAACTATGCAGCAGGGCTTTAATTTAGaggagctagaaaaaaacaacatggGTACCATTAAAG CCATCAGGTGTCCCAGATTGTCAAGTAGCATTCTATTCCAGTACTCTGGTCTGACTAATGGCATAACGGAGGAAAGTGATGTGCCTGAGGAACTTCCGAGACaggaagagaatgaagaggaTTTTCTGTATGAAGAggacgacgacgacgacgacgatgacgacgaggaggaggaggaggaagatgaggatgaAGAAAATGAT GAAATAAGGTTAGAGACCAAAAGACTTAAACTTGAAGAAGTACCATTGGAGGAAGAACTCCACTCAG gTAAAAATTTAAGTGCTAGAGAAGAAAAGTCTCTTCGTGTGGATAAGataatagaggaagaagatgatACTTACAATTTCAATACCGATTTTGTGTAA
- the GNL3 gene encoding guanine nucleotide-binding protein-like 3 isoform X2 — protein sequence MTCHKRFKIQKKVREHYRKVRKEAKKRGRKKLKKDPGVPNSAPFKEALLREAEQRKQQLEELKQKQKLNKHKEQEQKQNHDEDIVSSKTEPPKKEFVGRKAKLSCRTVKQGSKKSFCRELQKVIEASDVLLEVLDARDPLGCRCPQVEQVITQTGGNKKLLLVLNKTDLVPKENLAKWVDYLKKELPTIVFRASTFGKEKIRLPGKKKLDLSRHGICLGGKSLLTILNDFCQTQNKAIRVGVIGFPNVGKSSVINSLKEAYVCHTGPAMGLTKYMQIVHIDKNITMLDSPSIIASPSNSAVALALRSPTNIEEKELLDSVTTIVEHCNKQQLMLRYNIPNYRDSQEFLILLAQKRGMVRKGGLPKVEEAAKLFWSHWTGPKMSYYCQAPTSLTLSTHLTECVIETMQQGFNLEELEKNNMGTIKAIRCPRLSSSILFQYSGLTNGITEESDVPEELPRQEENEEDFLYEEDDDDDDDDDEEEEEEDEDEENDEIRLETKRLKLEEVPLEEELHSGKNLSAREEKSLRVDKIIEEEDDTYNFNTDFV from the exons ATGACATGTCATAAGCGGTTTAAAATCCAGAAAAAG GTGCGGGAGCATTACCGAAAAGTGAGGAAGGAGGCCAAGAAACGTGGTcgaaaaaagctaaagaaagatCCTGGTGTGCCAAATAGTGCACCCTTCAAAGAGGCACTTCTCCGGGAAGCTGAACAAAGAAAACAGCAG CTTGAAGAACTAAAGCAGAAGCAGAAACTTAACAAACATAAGGAACAAGAACAGAAGCAGAACCATGATGAAGATATTGTTTCATCAAAGACAGAACCACCCAAAAAG GAATTTGTGGGAAGAAAGGCAAAGCTATCATGTAGGACAGTCAAGCAAGgttcaaaaaaatcattttgtagagAACTTCAAAAG GTGATTGAGGCCTCAGATGTTTTGCTGGAAGTTTTGGATGCCAGAGATCCTTTAGGATGTAGATGTCCTCAGGTGGAACAAGTTATTACACAGACTGgaggaaacaaaaaattattaCTTGTCTTGAATAAAACAG ATTTAGTACCAAAAGAAAATTTGGCAAAATGGGTAGATTACTTGAAGAAAGAACTCCCAACTATTGTTTTTAGAGCCTCAACGTTTGGAAAGGAGAAGATAAGGCTG CCAGGGAAGAAGAAACTGGACCTCAGCAGGCATGGCATATGCTTGGGTGGAAAGAGCCTTTTGACAATCCTCAATGACTTTTGCCAGACACAAAACAAAGCCATTCGAGTTGGTGTGATTG GTTTCCCAAATGTGGGCAAAAGCAgtgtaattaatagtttaaaagaAGCATATGTGTGTCATACTGGACCAGCCATGGGTCTCACAAA atACATGCAAATTGTCCACATTGACAAGAATATCACGATGTTAGATAGTCCGAGCATTATTGCATCTCCTTCTAACTCTGCAGTTGCTCTTGCTTTGAGAAGTCCcacaaatattgaagaaaaagaacTGTTAGATTCAGTAACTACAATTGTGGAACACTGCAATAAACAGCAG CTAATGTTACGATACAACATCCCAAACTATCGAGATTCCCAAGAATTCTTGATTCTGCTTGCACAGAAGAGAGGGATGGTGCGGAAAGGCGGCCTCCCCAAAGTGGAGGAAGCTGCTAAATTGTTCTGGTCTCACTGGACAGG tCCCAAAATGAGTTATTATTGTCAAGCTCCTACATCATTGACTCTCTCTACGCATCTTACTGAATGTGTTATAGAAACTATGCAGCAGGGCTTTAATTTAGaggagctagaaaaaaacaacatggGTACCATTAAAG CCATCAGGTGTCCCAGATTGTCAAGTAGCATTCTATTCCAGTACTCTGGTCTGACTAATGGCATAACGGAGGAAAGTGATGTGCCTGAGGAACTTCCGAGACaggaagagaatgaagaggaTTTTCTGTATGAAGAggacgacgacgacgacgacgatgacgacgaggaggaggaggaggaagatgaggatgaAGAAAATGAT GAAATAAGGTTAGAGACCAAAAGACTTAAACTTGAAGAAGTACCATTGGAGGAAGAACTCCACTCAG gTAAAAATTTAAGTGCTAGAGAAGAAAAGTCTCTTCGTGTGGATAAGataatagaggaagaagatgatACTTACAATTTCAATACCGATTTTGTGTAA
- the GLT8D1 gene encoding glycosyltransferase 8 domain-containing protein 1 isoform X3: MSFRKVNIIILVFAVTLFLLVLHHNFLGLSDLLKREVSDPNLVGFQPLAFVPNAPESLIFRSEEIPVVIAASEDRLGGTIAVMNSIYHNTRSNVIFYIVTLNDTVDHLRSWLNSGSLKNIKYKIVDFDPQLLEGKVKVDPKQVDSVKPLTFARFYLPNLVPNAEKAIYMDDDIIVQGDILALYNTPLKPGHAAAFSEDCDSTSAKVIVHGAGNQYNYIGFLDYKKKRIRNLAMKASTCSFNPGVFVANLTEWKQQNITYQLEKWMKLNVEEELYSRTLAGSITTPPLLIVFYKQHSNIDPMWNVRHLVCVITCST, from the exons ATGTCATTCCGTAAAG ttaaCATCATCATCCTAGTCTTTGCTGTCACTCTCTTTTTACTAGTTTTGCATCATAACTTCCTTGGTCTGAGCGATTTGTTAAAAAGGGAGGTCTCAG ATCCAAATCTTGTGGGATTTCAACCACTTGCCTTTGTGCCTAATGCTCCTGAAAGTTTGATCTTTAGGAGTGAAGAGATTCCAGTAGTCATTGCAGCATCTGAAGATAGACTTGGGGGCACAATTGCAGTGATGAATAGTATTTACCATAATACTCGCTCCAATGTGATTTTCTACATTGTTACTTTGAACGATACTGTGGATCATCTCAG ATCCTGGCTCAATAGTGGCTCTCTGAAAAACATCAAATACAAAATTGTGGATTTTGACCCTCAACTTTTGGAAGGGAAAGTAAAGGTGGATCCTAAACAGGTGGACTCCGTGAAGCCA TTAACCTTTGCAAGATTCTATCTGCCTAACTTGGTTCCCaatgcagaaaaagcaatatATATGGATGATGATATAATCGTACAAG GTGATATTCTTGCCCTTTATAATACACCGTTGAAGCCTGGGCATGCAGCTGCTTTTTCAGAAGATTGCGATTCAACTTCTGCGAAAGTTATCGTCCATGGAGCAGGGAATCAG TATAATTATATTGGATTTTTGgactataagaaaaaaaggattcgAAATCTTGCCATGAAAGCTAGCACCTGCTCTTTTAATCCTGGGGTTTTTGTTGCAAATTTAACAGAATGGAAACAACAAAACAttacttatcaattggaaaagtGGATGAAACTTAATGTAGA AGAAGAATTATACAGTAGAACACTGGCAGGCAGCATTACAACACCTCCCTTGCTCATCGTGTTTTATAAACAACATTCAAATATTGACCCCATGTGGAACGTCCGACACCTTG TCTGTGTAATAACTTGTTCCACCTGA
- the GLT8D1 gene encoding glycosyltransferase 8 domain-containing protein 1 isoform X1, translating into MSFRKVNIIILVFAVTLFLLVLHHNFLGLSDLLKREVSDPNLVGFQPLAFVPNAPESLIFRSEEIPVVIAASEDRLGGTIAVMNSIYHNTRSNVIFYIVTLNDTVDHLRSWLNSGSLKNIKYKIVDFDPQLLEGKVKVDPKQVDSVKPLTFARFYLPNLVPNAEKAIYMDDDIIVQGDILALYNTPLKPGHAAAFSEDCDSTSAKVIVHGAGNQYNYIGFLDYKKKRIRNLAMKASTCSFNPGVFVANLTEWKQQNITYQLEKWMKLNVEEELYSRTLAGSITTPPLLIVFYKQHSNIDPMWNVRHLGSSAGKRYSPQFVKAAKLLHWNGHFKPWGRTASYADIWEKWYIPDPTGKFSLIRRHGEIANAE; encoded by the exons ATGTCATTCCGTAAAG ttaaCATCATCATCCTAGTCTTTGCTGTCACTCTCTTTTTACTAGTTTTGCATCATAACTTCCTTGGTCTGAGCGATTTGTTAAAAAGGGAGGTCTCAG ATCCAAATCTTGTGGGATTTCAACCACTTGCCTTTGTGCCTAATGCTCCTGAAAGTTTGATCTTTAGGAGTGAAGAGATTCCAGTAGTCATTGCAGCATCTGAAGATAGACTTGGGGGCACAATTGCAGTGATGAATAGTATTTACCATAATACTCGCTCCAATGTGATTTTCTACATTGTTACTTTGAACGATACTGTGGATCATCTCAG ATCCTGGCTCAATAGTGGCTCTCTGAAAAACATCAAATACAAAATTGTGGATTTTGACCCTCAACTTTTGGAAGGGAAAGTAAAGGTGGATCCTAAACAGGTGGACTCCGTGAAGCCA TTAACCTTTGCAAGATTCTATCTGCCTAACTTGGTTCCCaatgcagaaaaagcaatatATATGGATGATGATATAATCGTACAAG GTGATATTCTTGCCCTTTATAATACACCGTTGAAGCCTGGGCATGCAGCTGCTTTTTCAGAAGATTGCGATTCAACTTCTGCGAAAGTTATCGTCCATGGAGCAGGGAATCAG TATAATTATATTGGATTTTTGgactataagaaaaaaaggattcgAAATCTTGCCATGAAAGCTAGCACCTGCTCTTTTAATCCTGGGGTTTTTGTTGCAAATTTAACAGAATGGAAACAACAAAACAttacttatcaattggaaaagtGGATGAAACTTAATGTAGA AGAAGAATTATACAGTAGAACACTGGCAGGCAGCATTACAACACCTCCCTTGCTCATCGTGTTTTATAAACAACATTCAAATATTGACCCCATGTGGAACGTCCGACACCTTG GCTCTAGTGCCGGAAAGCGATATTCACCTCAGTTTGTCAAGGCTGCCAAACTACTTCACTGGAATGGACACTTTAAGCCCTGGGGAAGAACTGCTTCTTATGCTGACATTTGGGAAAAATGGTATATTCCAGACCCAACAGGAAAATTCAGCCTAATTCGAAGACATGGAGAAATTGCAAATGCGGAGTAA
- the GLT8D1 gene encoding glycosyltransferase 8 domain-containing protein 1 isoform X2, whose protein sequence is MSFRKVNIIILVFAVTLFLLVLHHNFLGLSDLLKREVSDPNLVGFQPLAFVPNAPESLIFRSEEIPVVIAASEDRLGGTIAVMNSIYHNTRSNVIFYIVTLNDTVDHLRSWLNSGSLKNIKYKIVDFDPQLLEGKVKVDPKQVDSVKPLTFARFYLPNLVPNAEKAIYMDDDIIVQGDILALYNTPLKPGHAAAFSEDCDSTSAKVIVHGAGNQYNYIGFLDYKKKRIRNLAMKASTCSFNPGVFVANLTEWKQQNITYQLEKWMKLNVEEELYSRTLAGSITTPPLLIVFYKQHSNIDPMWNVRHLGSAGKRYSPQFVKAAKLLHWNGHFKPWGRTASYADIWEKWYIPDPTGKFSLIRRHGEIANAE, encoded by the exons ATGTCATTCCGTAAAG ttaaCATCATCATCCTAGTCTTTGCTGTCACTCTCTTTTTACTAGTTTTGCATCATAACTTCCTTGGTCTGAGCGATTTGTTAAAAAGGGAGGTCTCAG ATCCAAATCTTGTGGGATTTCAACCACTTGCCTTTGTGCCTAATGCTCCTGAAAGTTTGATCTTTAGGAGTGAAGAGATTCCAGTAGTCATTGCAGCATCTGAAGATAGACTTGGGGGCACAATTGCAGTGATGAATAGTATTTACCATAATACTCGCTCCAATGTGATTTTCTACATTGTTACTTTGAACGATACTGTGGATCATCTCAG ATCCTGGCTCAATAGTGGCTCTCTGAAAAACATCAAATACAAAATTGTGGATTTTGACCCTCAACTTTTGGAAGGGAAAGTAAAGGTGGATCCTAAACAGGTGGACTCCGTGAAGCCA TTAACCTTTGCAAGATTCTATCTGCCTAACTTGGTTCCCaatgcagaaaaagcaatatATATGGATGATGATATAATCGTACAAG GTGATATTCTTGCCCTTTATAATACACCGTTGAAGCCTGGGCATGCAGCTGCTTTTTCAGAAGATTGCGATTCAACTTCTGCGAAAGTTATCGTCCATGGAGCAGGGAATCAG TATAATTATATTGGATTTTTGgactataagaaaaaaaggattcgAAATCTTGCCATGAAAGCTAGCACCTGCTCTTTTAATCCTGGGGTTTTTGTTGCAAATTTAACAGAATGGAAACAACAAAACAttacttatcaattggaaaagtGGATGAAACTTAATGTAGA AGAAGAATTATACAGTAGAACACTGGCAGGCAGCATTACAACACCTCCCTTGCTCATCGTGTTTTATAAACAACATTCAAATATTGACCCCATGTGGAACGTCCGACACCTTGGTAg TGCCGGAAAGCGATATTCACCTCAGTTTGTCAAGGCTGCCAAACTACTTCACTGGAATGGACACTTTAAGCCCTGGGGAAGAACTGCTTCTTATGCTGACATTTGGGAAAAATGGTATATTCCAGACCCAACAGGAAAATTCAGCCTAATTCGAAGACATGGAGAAATTGCAAATGCGGAGTAA
- the SPCS1 gene encoding signal peptidase complex subunit 1, whose product MGRGGPSGPACAVRTSASGIQLSAHPSRATRPQPPNLLPPPPPSPGLSNSVDPSRSHSRSPKRNSSASLQRRLAPKAVMLDGLSSLPTQMDYKGQKLAEQMFQGIILFSAVIGFIYGYVAEQFGWTVYIVMAGFAFSCLLTLPPWPIYRRHPLKWLPVQDSGSEDKKPAEKKIKRHPKNN is encoded by the exons ATGGGGCGGGGCGGGCCGAGCGGGCCGGCCTGCGCGGTGAGGACATCCGCTTCCGGGATCCAGCTCTCTGCGCACCCGAGTCGCGCTACTCGGCCCCAGCCCCCGAATCTGCTGCCGCCACCGCCTCCTTCGCCAGGCCTCTCCAACAGCGTCGACCCGAGCCGCTCCCATTCCAGATCCCCGAAGCGTAATTCCTCGGCGTCCTTGCAGCGTCGCCTGGCCCCGAAGGCAGTCATGTTGGACGGACTGAGCTCGCTGCCCACGCAGATG GATTATAAGGGTCAGAAGTTAGCTGAACAGATGTTTCAgggaattattcttttttctgca GTAATTGGCTTTATCTATGGCTATGTGGCGGAACAGTTTGGTTGGACGGTCTATATTGTTATGGCTGGATTTGCTTTTTCGTGCTTG CTGACACTTCCTCCATGGCCCATATATCGCCGACATCCCCTCAAATGGCTCCCTGTTCAAGACTCAGGATCAGAAGACAAGAAAccagcagagaaaaaaataaaacggCATCCTAAAAATAACTGA